The Candidatus Kaelpia aquatica genomic interval CTTATATCTCCAGGAGGAAGAATATCAAATTCTTTCCGCAGCCTACCTGAAGAGCCCCCATCATCAGCTACGGTAACAATGGCAGTAGTATTAGCAGTGATATTTTTTAAACCTTGAAGTAAAGTCGAAAGACCTGTGCCTCCTCCAATAGCCACGATATTAGGACCCTTCTCCAGTTTTTTCTTTTCCAGAAACAACTCTAATAACTCTTTGGAGCGTTCAGGATAGAGAGCGTTCATAACTGTAGCGATAAGCTCTTTGATGCCGACTATAATGGCTAAGGCCCCTAAAAGAAGACCTGATATAGCATAGAAGCTGCCGTTATAACTTTCAGCCTTTACAAGACTTGCTGAGCTTAACGATATAAAAATTATTCCTATGGCTGAGAGGAGTATCCATCTTTTAATACCAATACCAGGATATAACCAACGTAGTCTTTTTCTCATTCTTATAACCCTGATCTTATATCTAACCTAATTCCTCTTCTTCCCTTTTAAGGATAGCGAGAAGGTTTTTAGGGTTTTTACACTGGATAAGACTCGCACGAAAAAACTTGGCTCTGACTAAACGCGATATCTTTGCCAAAGCCTTAAGGTGTTCGCCTGTTGCATCTTTAGGCGCAAGAATCATAAAGAATATATTTGCCGGCTCACCATCTAAAGAATCAAAATCTACGCCCTTTTGGGATATTCCGCAGCAAGCTGTTATCTTTTTTATACAACTATCTTTGGCATGAGGAATACCTACCCCTTGACCTATCCCGGTTGAGCCAAGGCTTTCTCTAGCTTTGAGAGCTTTCCTTACTTTAGACTTATTCTTTTTATCTAATTTTTTGGCTGCTATTAATACTTCCAACAACTCATCTATAACTGCATCTTTATCTTCCGCCTTAAGATTCAGTTTTATTGTTCCGGCACTTAAAAGACTCGATATATCCATTACCACCACCTTTCTTGTTAAAAGTCAAAATGCCAGATTCTGATCTTTACATGGAGCGGGAGACGGGATTTGAACCCGCGACCCCAACCTTGGCAAGGTTGTGCTCTACCGCTGAGCTACTCCCGCATAAAAAACCAATCTCCAGCTGTTATTTAAAGCAGCCAAAATAGCAAATCATTATACCAAGCCATTGACAAATGGGCAAGGCGGGACTTGAACCCGCACCCCTCTCAGGACAGGATTCTAAGTCCTGCGCGTCTGCCATTCCGCCACCTGCCCATAGCTATCGTCTTAAATAATATCTGGGCCGTGCAGGAATCGAACCTGCAACCTTGGGCTTAAGAGGCCCCTGCTCTGCCGATTGAGCCAACGGCCCAACAATAAGTTAAATGCTTTAAAATTGTAGCAAAATTTAAGCTCAAGGTCAATCTATAGAAAAGATGAGTAGTATCAATATATGCAATATTCGCCTTAAAAATAGATTGCAATAACATGCTTTGGTTAAACAAAAACGGCTATAATCAAGATTATGCCTTTTTATTAAATAGGCATTCTGAAATTAAATTATAGAAATAAATTCCCTGCCTTGCTAGACTTTTCATGTCAACGATAGACCGAACCTTATATATAGTATAAATATTAATCTATAGATTACTGCGTTTAATCGCAACAGAGTCATTCAAGATACTCTCTTTTAAGAGTCGTTGTTTACTAGAAGACTGACATCTATAAATCTTGATTTATCACTATCGAAATAGAACATATATCTTCTCCAAAAAGAAGGAAATCTTGAATCTATACCAAGTATAATCTCATCATCAGGATAGAAAAAAGCTACGCCTTTAAAAGCTATCTCTTTCAATTCTTTTTTAGAAAATTCTACATTTTTTGGTTGTTTAATATAGGCAACGAACTCCTCTATTCTCTCGAGTGGAATGATTTTTTCAGAATCAAATTCGATATTGATAAATATTGGCAATTGACACCAACTATCATATCTTGAAGTTTTTTTAATATATAAGAATAAATATGCACACGAACCTGGAAAAGCAGCAAATTGGTTTATATTATAGGGATGATTAACAACATACACTACTGTTCGGGGATTACTAATTACTATAGTTTCTAGAGAATCAACCATGCTTTTCACGGTTTTTGAAACCTCTATAAAATCTCTCCCTCGTTTTATTCTGGATTTAAAAGAGAGAATGAGAAACATTGCGGCCAACAGGCAGAAAAGTGCTTTTTTAAACTTCAAAACTTTACCTATATCAGTAAAAAACAAACTCCAGAGAAATCCCACCCCTATCAAAGGAATGTACAAGTATTTTTCACGTATTATTGGATCCGGATAATACAGTGCAGGCAAAAGAGTGATTCCAATCCAGAGTAAAGAAAATCGATAATGCTTATCTTTGATAATATAAACAAGGAAGAAATACCCTAATACAATTAACCACATCAAAAATACATCGTGATGTCGCATCATTAAAAACTCTACTCCTTTCCCCTGAAACTGAAAGGGAATAAAAAGCAACTTTAGTCCAATACTTAAAAGAGGTAATCTTAAAAAATTTTCAGCTATTAATACACTCAGCCTTTCGTTTTCTAAGGCAAGAGAATTGCTGCATAAAACAAGTCTAATTATTAAGAATGTAGACATAATTAAAAAGAACGGCAAAGATAGAATAAGCTTCTTTCTTAAGATCCTTTGATCGTAAAAAAGGAGAAGAATAAGAATTAAAAGCGGCAAAACAACGGATGTCTCACGAGCAAAGAAAGCAATAATTGTCAAGAATACTGCCCAAATAAGACAAGCTTTATTTTTCTTCTCGATATAATTTAAAATTAAAATTAAACAGCAAAGCATGAAAAACACGGCCATTATTTCATCTATTCGTCTAATAGTAAAGACAACGTTGGTATTCATATAATGAAGTCCGAAGATAGCTGCACAGAGGAATGAAATTAATCTATTTTTTGTAAGCTTATAAATAAATATCATGACAAGAATACATACAATCAAATGCAAGAAGTGATTAATTAAATGGTAATAAAAATATGGTAATTCTAATTTTTTAAATGCTGTTAAAAAATAAAATTGCAGCAACGGTCGATAGAATAATACTTCTTCTAGGTTCAGTGTTTCTACATGAACCTTATTCAGCCATTGAAAATCTTCACCAGTAAAAAAAGTTTTGTTCGGTGAAGTAAAGAAAATGGCGATATTTAAAATCAATAATAAACCTAGAAACAACCAGAATTTAGAGTTTGAAGGATTCATATCCAGATTGCAACCTTAAGTTCCAAGCCAAGTTAGCTTCAATGCGATTACTACACCCACAACTGCACTGAAAATCCAAATTTATATCGTTAATCTTTTTCTTAATCTTTTCTGTTTCTAATTTGGTTAGATCGATGGTGTGTTCTTGCAACTCCTGCTGTATGCAAGGGTACATTTTACCATTGGGGTCAATACGAAAGAAGATTTTCCCAAAAGCACAATCCATAGGTTTTAAATCAGGCCAATCTAGAAGGTATTTAAGTCCACTGAAAGAGTTGCTGATATTATTGCGATATTTAAAATCCATTTTATAACGGATGATTCTCTTCACTGCTTCAACAAACACATCTTTCTGCGCTAATAAAGGATTGTGTTCCTTGGTTTTTAGAAAATAGAAGTTAATTGGTTGAAACGCTACTGAGGTATGAAATTGATTTGCCAATAATATTAAATCTTCAATATAATCAGAATTGAGTTTATTTAGAGTGGCAGAGAATCTAACCTTTAAATTATTGGATTGAGCAGCTTTTACCGCCAAGATTATACTTTGAAAAGAATCTTTTTGTCGGATTAAATCATGTATCTCCTCGGAACCTTCAATACTTAAAATAAGCATGTCCAACTGTTTTAGTTTTTGAATATTTTGAGACACTAGAGAGCCATTGGAGTTTAGACATACAAAAATACCCTTCTCTTTGGCATAATTAATAAGTTGGTAAATATTGTCTTTTACTAAAGGCTCTCCTCCAGTAAAATTTATCCTTTGCAGCCCTAACTGTCTTAGCTTATCTATTATTTCTAAAGCCTTCGAAGTTGAGACTTCGTCTGTTTTAAGATTCCAATCCTTACAATATTTACATTTATAGTTGCAACGGTATGTAACCGCCCAGCTTAAGGCTATTGGGGTTCTGATTTTAAACAACTTTGCTTTTGCAAAACAACTTGCTATTGAAAGTTGAGATTTTAATTTCATTATTTAATAACTTTCTGAATCGTCTTTAAAATAAGCCATTTATGTCTTAGCAAAAACGATAGCTCTAATGATCCACAAAATCCACACCCATTACATACGACAGGCGGTAGAAGCTTAAAAGCTTCTTTAAAAGAAGTATTCGCTATGTTAGGAAGATTCTCATTATAGCTAATCCTATCGCAAGGTAAAACAGTGCCATCGGAATCGATAATGCAAAATAAATGTCCTGCTGCACATTTTAATTGCTCATAATTTGGCCAACGATAAATATGATCGAGCATAGCTATGGAATTTCTGATATGCTTAGAGCTGCATCCATATTTTAATGAAATCAGTCTTTTAATTTTATCATGATAAACATTTTTTTCAGGATAAATATTTTTTAAATCCAGGGCATGTTTTACATTAAGTTTCAGGGGTTGAAAAGCAACAAAGGTATTTAAGCTTCTGGCAAGATCAACTAAGTACTCTAAATGCTCGATATTATATTTTGTAATTGTGCATGCAAAACTGATTTTAATTCCGTTTTTTTGAGCAATTCGAACAGATTTCATTAATTGATCAAACAAACCCTTTTTCTGACGCACAGAATCGTGAATCTCTTTAGGGCCATCTAAGCTCAGTTTTAATAAATCCAGGTTTTTTATCTCAGAGACTCTTTCTGGAACCAAATATCCGTTTGAATTCATGCTTACCGAAATACCTAAGTCTTTAGCTTGATCAATTATCAGCTTAATATCATCTCTAAGTAAAGGTTCTCCTCCGCTCAGCGAAATCCTTTTCGTCCCCGCATCCTTTAATTCTTTGAGCAAAGCCAATACTACTTCGGT includes:
- a CDS encoding radical SAM protein encodes the protein MKFLTKINSLTRSLRASVSGGKIALAVRLQLTDRCNLRCRYCNLWKNPKPDLKTEVVLALLKELKDAGTKRISLSGGEPLLRDDIKLIIDQAKDLGISVSMNSNGYLVPERVSEIKNLDLLKLSLDGPKEIHDSVRQKKGLFDQLMKSVRIAQKNGIKISFACTITKYNIEHLEYLVDLARSLNTFVAFQPLKLNVKHALDLKNIYPEKNVYHDKIKRLISLKYGCSSKHIRNSIAMLDHIYRWPNYEQLKCAAGHLFCIIDSDGTVLPCDRISYNENLPNIANTSFKEAFKLLPPVVCNGCGFCGSLELSFLLRHKWLILKTIQKVIK
- a CDS encoding radical SAM protein translates to MKLKSQLSIASCFAKAKLFKIRTPIALSWAVTYRCNYKCKYCKDWNLKTDEVSTSKALEIIDKLRQLGLQRINFTGGEPLVKDNIYQLINYAKEKGIFVCLNSNGSLVSQNIQKLKQLDMLILSIEGSEEIHDLIRQKDSFQSIILAVKAAQSNNLKVRFSATLNKLNSDYIEDLILLANQFHTSVAFQPINFYFLKTKEHNPLLAQKDVFVEAVKRIIRYKMDFKYRNNISNSFSGLKYLLDWPDLKPMDCAFGKIFFRIDPNGKMYPCIQQELQEHTIDLTKLETEKIKKKINDINLDFQCSCGCSNRIEANLAWNLRLQSGYESFKL
- a CDS encoding PTS sugar transporter subunit IIA, whose protein sequence is MDISSLLSAGTIKLNLKAEDKDAVIDELLEVLIAAKKLDKKNKSKVRKALKARESLGSTGIGQGVGIPHAKDSCIKKITACCGISQKGVDFDSLDGEPANIFFMILAPKDATGEHLKALAKISRLVRAKFFRASLIQCKNPKNLLAILKREEEELG